In Desulfovibrionales bacterium, the genomic window TGAAAAAATCCGGCTCCACAGAGTCCGATCCTGCCACAGAAGGCCATGCCTAAAGGCAACTCAAACATGGTCCCAAAGGCCAGAATAAAGACAAAACAGAAGGTAAGAAAGCGGTCGAGGGAAATAGCCGCCTTAACGTGCGCGGTCTGATAACCAAGGAGGAACTTAACACCAAAGGGAAGGGTAATAAAATAGCAAAAGGCAGCCCCGGCATAGAATAAAAGGATGCCTGTAAGCACAAATAACAGCCCTGTTTTCCTGGTCAGCCCATAAGGTTTAGCTACAGCGCGCCAGAGCATTACCATAATAAAGGGGACGAGCGCAAAGATACTGATGGCGAAGGAAAGTTTAATCAACGCCATAAAAGGCTCGGAGACTGAAAAAAAGGCCAGTTCTTGATGGAGGTGGCCCTGGAGGGCGGCTAGTATCCGGCCGGAAAGAAAGTAAGCGCCTATGGTGGCAGCCACCAAGGCCGTAATTATCCATAGTATGCTGCGGCGCAATACAGTCAAAAATTGTAGTAACTTTTCTTGTTCCATCAGGCCTATGCCGTTAGCCGCAGAGGAAAAAATGAAAATCTGGAAATCAAGAAATCAGGAACAAAAGATTTTTTCATGAGTTTTCGCCCCGGCGAATCTGCCTCAGGCACGACCTGAGTTCCAAATTTTATTCTTTTTGCAGTCTTTGCGCCTTTGCGTGAAAATATGCCCCCTGCGAACGGTGTTATTTGTATTAGAGGTGTTTACGAATAAAATTGACGGCGTTTTTAAATAATATAAGCCCCTGGCCTTCTTCAGGCAGTTTCTCCCGTGTCCAGCGAGGATGGTTGGTATAATGCAGATAGGCCTCAGGATGGGGCATAAGCCCGAAGAGTCTCCCGGTAGGATCGCAAATACCGGCGATGGCATCTGTGGAACCATTAGGATTCCAGGGGTATTCCATGGTCGGCTCATCACCCGCTGCCTGCGTATATTGAAGAACCACCAACCCATCCGTATGTAATCTTTTTAATACAGAGGCGTCCCGGGCGATGAATTTCCCCTCGCCATGCCGTACCGGTAAGTAGAGGCGGTCAATGCCCTTTGTAAGCACGCAGGGAGAATGGCTGTTCACCCGGAGGCAGGCCCAGCGATCTTCAAAACGGCCGGAGTCATTATAGGTCAACGTTACCTCGCGTTCCGTGTAGCGGCCGTCAAAGCCAGGCAGAAGGCCCAGCTTGACCATCAACTGGAAACCATTGCAAACGCCGAAGACAAGTTTGCCCGCATTAATAAAACGAAGCAGTTGTTCCAGAAGGCGCTCTCCGCTGCCCCGGACCGTGGCATAGCGAAAACGATTGGCGCCGGCCTGGGCGGCGCCGAGATCATCTCCATCTAGGAAACCGCCGGGCAGATTCAAAAAGTGGTAGTCATCAAGGCGCTTGACACCATAAATAAGATCACTGATATGAACAATGTCAACTTCGTCCGCACCGGCCAGGCGGCAGGCATGGGCCATCTCCATTTCACAATTTGTGCCATTGCCGGAAATAACAATAGAACGCACTTTTTTTACCATCTATCCTCCAAAGCGAGGCCATTATAGTCCAAGGGGGTAAAAAATCAAGCTATTCAAACGTGGACTTTCCCCAAAAAACTCGGCAGATTAGGTCAACGTATTAATTTTTAGCCAATTTTCGCAGGCTGGAAATGGAAGCCGTCATCCCTTCGCTTCACGGCTTTTGCAGCGACCCTTTCGGGACTCGCAGGCGGGGAAGGTTTGCCCCTTCCAGTCTCTAAAGGGCTGGCTTTCCCCTTCCTGCTCGCCCTCGAAGGGTGCCCCACTGCTCCAGCAAGTTTCGCTCAGGAACAACGGCTTCCATAAAAATGTGGGGAAAGTCCACATCCAAACTTTCCGAATCTACTATCTTCCATTTAGTTCACCCCACAGCATGCAGAGGGCGGGGCGTCACGTTGGCAGCTATCAGCGGCCGGTTTCCGGGTGGCGCATGAAATCTCAAATTTCTACGAGGAGGACATGGATGTAACGCGGATCTATAGGGGTGTGAATATCAAGAAATCCCATATCTTCTTCTATGCGTTTATGGCAGGCTTCAAGATAGCGGGTAATACGCCCCCGCTCTTCGGGTGCAGGAGAAAAAAACGGCCCCAGCAGGGTCTTTTCCATCTCTTCTTTTATATCCGGTGAGAGCTTTCGCCCTTTTTCTTTGCTGCCTTTCGCCCAAAGTCCGGGGAAAAGGGTGTGGAGTTCCTCGACCGTAACGGGCCAAAGACGCGGGGTATTTTTTGATAGCATTTGGGCCACGACAGTAAACAGGATTACACTCCAGTTGAGTTCTATGGCCATCTGAATGTTGCATGCAGCCAAGGGAAGGTCCTTTATCAGGCCATAATCGGCAAGACGTTCTTTCATCAACCTGCCGATGAGTTCTGCCTCTTCCAGCCTTTCCTTAGTTTCCTCCACCTCGCGCAGCGCACCAAAATCACGATAATCATCGCCCCTATCCATTCTGTCTGCGCCAAAAGGGTCGTAATAGAGCGGATGCCTCCGTAATAACCCGGCCAGAAGCGAACGCCAGGGTTCATCCGCCGGAGAAAGGTCTTTCTCTACACAGCCTTTATTGACCATAGATAGGGCCTTTTTCTTCAAGGCTATAGCCTGCGCATAGCCAAAGCGAAATATCTCAGTTAGGGGCGTAGACTCAAGGAGCTGCCGGGCCTGTTCGGGTTGCCCCTGGCTGATATATTCCAGGCCGATATTAAGGTAGCGGGAGGCCTTCTGGATCCCCCTCTTAATATCCTTCATCTCGTCGAAGTCAAGGACATCGGCCATGACCACATGGTTGCATACATGGGCCCAACCGCGCTTGATGCGGTCCAGAAGCTCTTGATCACTTATGAGTTCAAGGACCTTTAGTACAAAAGAGGGTCGTTCGGAAACAGACAGCGGATATACAGGCGCCGGAGCTTTGGACTCCATGTCTGATTCGATGAGATGTGGAGATGTAGCCGGTTTTACACGGGAGGGATCGGGTATGGAGGGCGGTTTGTATATATCCAGGGCCTCATGAAAGGTGGGGACACCATGCTCTGCCAGTCTGGCCTGCCGCCATTTATAGGCATCCTCTTCACTCTCCATTTCAACGTCCCAGACTATAGATTCCATGAGATCAAAGTAAAGCTTTGGATTTATCTCCCGGGCAATCTCCACGATCCTACCCAGCGTTTCCTGAACGCCAGGCTTCTTAAAGCGAATAAAGTAATAATTATCCACGGTAAAGGGTGGGAAGGCGTCAATCTCTTCAAGCCTGTCTTCCTCCATGCCGACCTTAAAGGCGCTGGCAAAATGTTTAAACAGACTCACCAGGAGAGCAAATTCCACGGTATTAAGCCACGCGGCTACCTTGTCCTCACTGCAGGCAAAGAGGAGGCGCAGCCACTCAAAAATCTTATCGGGTCTAAGGCGGTCCTTTTGCCACCAATCAATATCCAGGATAAGGTGCAGTTGCTCAGAAGTGGTCAGACTGATGAGCGGGAGGGCATCTGTGGCCCCTATCTCTTTTATCGTAAAAAATAACTCTTCCGGCGGGAAAAGGGCCACGATCTCTTCTGGACGGCTCGTCAGTAGCACCAGGGACTGTCTTTCCTTCGCGGAGGCGCGCATTATAAAGTCAACCCGATCCGGCAAAGGCAACTGATCCAGAAAACGGCCTGCTTCGCGGGCCTCCAGCTTTAGCAAGTCACCCGGTGATTTTTCCGTATATGAATTCACTTCCATAATATAAAACCCTTTCAGGCCATCAGCCCTCAGCGGTCAGCAAAAAAGAGATTTCAAATTTCAAATCTAAAATTAAGAATATTGGGACTGAACGCTGATAGCTGAATGCTTATAATTTCAATAGGTAACATCGAAGGCATTTTTGATAAGTTCAAACTGCGGCTGGCCACCTGCAAATTGGATGGTCACCACGTCGAAGCGGGCTTGCTGGCTGGAAAGCCCATTCTTATTTATAAACGCCAGGGCCGTCCTGGACAACTGTCTTTTTTTGTGGGCGGTAATAGCCTCCTTGGGATCTCCATACCTAAGGGAGCCACGGGATTTAACCTCTATGAACACCAGCGCCCCGTCTTCTTCCGCAATAATGTCCACCTCTCCCAGGCTGTCCCGGTAGTTTCTGGCCAAAATAACATACCCGGTTTTTTTGAGGAATGTTACGGCTAAGTCCTCTCCCTTTTTGCCGGCGAGTATCTTATCCAACCACATACTCCTTTACACCGCGAAAGCTCCGCCGGTGTATGGGGCAGCAGCCATGTTTCTCAATGGCCTGGCGGTGTTCTCTGGTGCCATAGCCCTTGTTCCGGCCAAAGTTATACACCGGATATTGCTCATGGTACTTATCCATAAGCGCATCCCGATATACCTTGGCAATGATGGAGGCCGCGGCAATAGATACGCTTCGGGAATCCCCTTGGGCTATGGTTTTTTGGGGAATGGCGGCGGGCATAGGCACAATGCCGTCCACCAGGAGATAATCCGGCCTGGGATTAAGCTGAGCCACAGCTAGTTGCATAGCC contains:
- a CDS encoding ribonuclease HII; its protein translation is MLELASPEFEGGGLLFWERKLHLQGMRFVAGVDEVGRGPLAGPVVAAAVIMPPTGEFTGIDDSKVLSARQRATCDDLIRSQAISIGIGAIESEEIDQINILQATLKAMQLAVAQLNPRPDYLLVDGIVPMPAAIPQKTIAQGDSRSVSIAAASIIAKVYRDALMDKYHEQYPVYNFGRNKGYGTREHRQAIEKHGCCPIHRRSFRGVKEYVVG
- a CDS encoding phosphoribosylformylglycinamidine synthase subunit PurQ, with protein sequence MVKKVRSIVISGNGTNCEMEMAHACRLAGADEVDIVHISDLIYGVKRLDDYHFLNLPGGFLDGDDLGAAQAGANRFRYATVRGSGERLLEQLLRFINAGKLVFGVCNGFQLMVKLGLLPGFDGRYTEREVTLTYNDSGRFEDRWACLRVNSHSPCVLTKGIDRLYLPVRHGEGKFIARDASVLKRLHTDGLVVLQYTQAAGDEPTMEYPWNPNGSTDAIAGICDPTGRLFGLMPHPEAYLHYTNHPRWTREKLPEEGQGLILFKNAVNFIRKHL
- a CDS encoding YraN family protein, translated to MDKILAGKKGEDLAVTFLKKTGYVILARNYRDSLGEVDIIAEEDGALVFIEVKSRGSLRYGDPKEAITAHKKRQLSRTALAFINKNGLSSQQARFDVVTIQFAGGQPQFELIKNAFDVTY
- a CDS encoding twin-arginine translocase subunit TatC, whose amino-acid sequence is MEQEKLLQFLTVLRRSILWIITALVAATIGAYFLSGRILAALQGHLHQELAFFSVSEPFMALIKLSFAISIFALVPFIMVMLWRAVAKPYGLTRKTGLLFVLTGILLFYAGAAFCYFITLPFGVKFLLGYQTAHVKAAISLDRFLTFCFVFILAFGTMFELPLGMAFCGRIGLCGAGFFQRSRRYAIFIVTIVAAVATPTPDVFNMMLMAVPLYALYELGIVALRIMGN
- a CDS encoding DUF6178 family protein, which translates into the protein MEVNSYTEKSPGDLLKLEAREAGRFLDQLPLPDRVDFIMRASAKERQSLVLLTSRPEEIVALFPPEELFFTIKEIGATDALPLISLTTSEQLHLILDIDWWQKDRLRPDKIFEWLRLLFACSEDKVAAWLNTVEFALLVSLFKHFASAFKVGMEEDRLEEIDAFPPFTVDNYYFIRFKKPGVQETLGRIVEIAREINPKLYFDLMESIVWDVEMESEEDAYKWRQARLAEHGVPTFHEALDIYKPPSIPDPSRVKPATSPHLIESDMESKAPAPVYPLSVSERPSFVLKVLELISDQELLDRIKRGWAHVCNHVVMADVLDFDEMKDIKRGIQKASRYLNIGLEYISQGQPEQARQLLESTPLTEIFRFGYAQAIALKKKALSMVNKGCVEKDLSPADEPWRSLLAGLLRRHPLYYDPFGADRMDRGDDYRDFGALREVEETKERLEEAELIGRLMKERLADYGLIKDLPLAACNIQMAIELNWSVILFTVVAQMLSKNTPRLWPVTVEELHTLFPGLWAKGSKEKGRKLSPDIKEEMEKTLLGPFFSPAPEERGRITRYLEACHKRIEEDMGFLDIHTPIDPRYIHVLLVEI